The following proteins come from a genomic window of Palaemon carinicauda isolate YSFRI2023 chromosome 12, ASM3689809v2, whole genome shotgun sequence:
- the LOC137650863 gene encoding uncharacterized protein translates to MHENTRWSARADAVAALSRAHKVNIIVLEEFSSDQNQPAETRAEASGLLKAVTLLESLLQFVKDLRSQFDDFEAKAMAKCDPSDVTGKVAYYADRQSQRIRKRKRHHDELDSVEDVNLTGRDMFRVTAFIPIIDKLYAALTQCLAAYSNLREKFGFLSEISNKTNTELEAAAEKLVSSYPNDLEAGLESELLQFAHLMKSIPRGSSESAPSLGGAKAAQRQSPELEMYKIIHRHDMVETFANVEIVLRLYLCMNVTNCTGERSFSKLKLLKNYLRNTMGQNRLYSLTLFSIEHEKLRVLDFTDVIKQFARMSKKSTKFSKLRIGKVNTKLDTVNYE, encoded by the exons ATGCATGAAA ACACTCGTTGGTCAGCACGAGCAGATGCTGTAGCTGCTCTCAGTAGAGCACACAAAGTAAACATCATTGTTCTGGAAGAGTTTTCCTCGGATCAGAATCAGCCAGCTGAAACAAGAGCTGAAGCAAGTGGTCTTCTCAAAG CTGTCACACTGCTGGAGTCTCTTTTACAGTTTGTTAAAGACCTGAGATCCCAGTTCGATGATTTTGAAGCAAAAGCTATGGCTAAGTGTGATCCAAGTGACGTGACTGGTAAAGTTGCATACTACGCCGACAGGCAGTCGCAGCGTATTAGAAAGCGCAAGCGTCACCACGATGAACTAGACTCGGTGGAGGATGTTAATCTGACAGGGAGAGACATGTTTAGAGTGACTGCTTTCATTCCAATCATTGACAAGCTCTATGCTGCCCTAACACAATGCCTTGCAGCTTACAGCAACCTTCGAGAGAAATTTGGGTTTTTATCAGAaatctcaaacaaaacaaacacTGAACTTGAAGCAGCTGCTGAAAAGCTTGTGTCTTCATATCCTAATGACTTGGAGGCGGGATTGGAGTCGGAGCTTTTGCAGTTTGCACACCTCATGAAATCCATTCCAAGAGGTTCATCTGAAAGTGCTCCTTCATTAGGTGGTGCAAAAGCTGCTCAAAGACAAAGTCCGGAACTAGAAATGTATAAGATAATTCACAGACATGACATGGTTGAAACATTTGCTAATGTTGAAATTGTATTACGACTCTATCTCTGCATGAATGTCACAAACTGCACTGGGGAGCGATCATTCTCCAAGCTGAAACTACTAAAGAATTATCTAAGAAACACCATGGGGCAGAATCGCTTATATTCACTCACCCTGTTTAGCATTGAGCATGAAAAATTAAGGGTGCTTGATTTTACTGATGTCATCAAACAGTTTGCAA GAATGAGCAAGAAGAGTACAAAATTTAGTAAATTAAGAATTGGCAAGGTGAATACAAAACTTGATACTGTAAATTATGAATAG